In one window of Pseudobdellovibrionaceae bacterium DNA:
- a CDS encoding phosphomannomutase, whose amino-acid sequence MALKFGTSGVRGLAVELTDLEVTKFVQSFLKHAVAVMNSTDGEQRLFLADDYRESSPRITKAVIYAAQKCGWKVDYVGHLPTPALALCGIKNKSCAIMVTGSHIPADRNGLKFYLPGGEILKADEESIINIYEANDVVMEDFTEAGMLRAGLEGPLSQVYENENPEGFSQYVHRYTDFFGVESLAGQKVILYEHSAVGRKVIGEILENLGATVVRKGFSDQFIPVDTEALTDLERLKEWILAEGADALVSTDGDSDRPFVLDEKGDVLRGDELGPLVASALGIQAIALPVSCNSAVSEMNQFKEIEWTKIGSPFVISGMEEIAARGFQGAIAGYEANGGFLLGTKLEQTGKILESLPTRDAVLPIVVALKSCKDRGLTLSQLRNTLPQRATHSASIKGIPTEISEKLSNQIFSNPETFCDEFMGFVGSKLAKLDTTDGSKLIFKNSEVVFFRPSGNAPELRCYTEAVEPTRAKDLSERAMIFLNEYLNS is encoded by the coding sequence GTGGCATTAAAGTTTGGCACCAGCGGTGTTCGAGGTTTGGCGGTAGAGCTTACGGACCTTGAAGTGACAAAGTTCGTTCAGTCATTTCTCAAACACGCAGTGGCAGTAATGAACTCTACTGATGGTGAGCAACGTTTGTTTTTAGCCGATGATTACAGAGAGAGTAGCCCTCGAATTACCAAAGCCGTGATCTATGCCGCTCAAAAGTGTGGCTGGAAAGTTGATTACGTGGGGCACCTGCCCACTCCCGCCTTGGCTCTTTGTGGAATCAAAAACAAATCCTGTGCGATCATGGTCACCGGAAGTCATATACCTGCTGATCGAAACGGCCTGAAATTTTACCTTCCCGGAGGAGAAATTCTAAAAGCCGATGAAGAAAGCATTATTAATATTTACGAGGCTAACGATGTGGTGATGGAAGACTTCACTGAGGCCGGCATGCTAAGGGCCGGGCTTGAGGGCCCCTTAAGCCAGGTGTACGAAAATGAAAACCCTGAGGGGTTTAGCCAGTACGTTCATCGATACACAGATTTTTTTGGTGTCGAGAGTTTGGCGGGGCAAAAAGTTATTCTTTATGAGCACTCGGCTGTGGGTCGCAAAGTAATAGGTGAGATTCTGGAAAATCTAGGTGCCACAGTTGTTCGTAAGGGTTTTTCTGATCAGTTTATTCCCGTTGACACGGAGGCGTTGACCGATCTTGAGCGACTTAAGGAATGGATTTTGGCAGAAGGGGCTGATGCACTTGTAAGCACAGACGGTGATTCTGATCGACCATTTGTGTTAGACGAAAAGGGCGATGTTCTGCGTGGTGATGAACTAGGCCCATTGGTGGCTTCAGCACTTGGAATTCAAGCCATTGCTTTACCTGTGAGCTGCAATTCAGCAGTAAGTGAAATGAATCAATTTAAAGAGATCGAGTGGACAAAAATTGGATCGCCATTTGTCATATCAGGTATGGAAGAAATAGCCGCTCGGGGTTTTCAAGGAGCCATTGCCGGATACGAAGCCAATGGGGGCTTTTTATTGGGCACAAAACTAGAGCAAACAGGAAAGATCCTTGAATCCTTGCCCACGCGCGATGCCGTTTTGCCTATTGTTGTAGCGCTAAAGTCCTGTAAAGATCGAGGCCTGACACTCTCGCAACTTCGCAACACATTGCCACAAAGAGCCACCCACAGTGCCTCTATAAAGGGCATTCCCACTGAAATAAGTGAGAAGCTTTCCAATCAAATTTTTTCTAACCCTGAAACATTCTGCGATGAGTTCATGGGATTTGTCGGTTCAAAGCTAGCAAAACTAGATACAACAGACGGGTCAAAGCTGATTTTTAAAAATAGTGAGGTCGTTTTTTTTAGGCCCTCCGGCAACGCCCCAGAGCTAAGATGTTACACCGAAGCTGTAGAGCCCACTCGAGCCAAGGACCTCAGTGAACGGGCGATGATATTTTTAAACGAATATTTAAACTCGTAA
- a CDS encoding class I SAM-dependent methyltransferase encodes MSDFRDQFYRDYVGFKLWDSDEGRKSPEIFELEFKNLLSGGSAKVLEIGFGTGEFLDWAKARGHSVCGIELIPELVDQARARGHEAYKINIQELQQSEWASKKFDLIVLFDVLEHLYVDEIVQCLKTCKQLLAPRGQVFIRVPNGLSPFGVAQFNKDITHVTLLTPERLDQVGRLCGLRVTASYNAARVVKSSGKPPWLKRALYALRDIYEIFMGALYYSGRFPLDPNLVVILKESDVEISK; translated from the coding sequence ATGAGTGATTTTCGAGATCAGTTTTACCGCGATTATGTGGGTTTTAAGTTGTGGGATAGTGACGAGGGTCGCAAGTCGCCAGAGATTTTTGAACTGGAATTTAAAAATCTATTGTCAGGCGGATCAGCCAAGGTTTTAGAAATCGGCTTTGGCACGGGTGAGTTTTTAGATTGGGCCAAAGCTCGCGGTCACAGCGTGTGTGGGATTGAATTAATACCCGAGCTTGTGGACCAAGCCCGTGCGCGAGGGCATGAGGCGTATAAGATTAATATTCAAGAACTACAGCAATCCGAATGGGCCTCAAAAAAGTTTGACCTTATCGTATTGTTCGACGTGCTAGAGCATTTATATGTTGATGAAATTGTCCAGTGTTTAAAGACCTGCAAACAGCTGTTGGCCCCTCGAGGCCAAGTTTTTATTCGAGTGCCTAATGGTTTATCGCCTTTTGGTGTGGCCCAGTTTAATAAAGACATAACCCACGTGACCCTACTGACACCAGAGCGACTCGATCAAGTGGGACGTCTCTGTGGTCTTCGCGTGACAGCTTCGTACAACGCCGCAAGAGTGGTGAAGTCCAGTGGCAAGCCACCATGGCTGAAACGGGCACTGTATGCTTTAAGAGATATTTACGAAATTTTTATGGGAGCGCTGTATTACAGTGGGCGCTTCCCCTTAGATCCAAACCTCGTAGTGATTCTTAAAGAGAGTGATGTCGAAATCAGTAAATAA
- a CDS encoding glycosyltransferase: MAKLQDPALAQGKIGVNLIGFPFSTSGLGNLLKRAHQAMAASALPHGVVDIQKTSFQAQHEKDASLPILSSPEFKGNIFCLNGDGLLTTLSGVPEDFWQKRFNIQYAAWELPSYPIPWRIADRFIHEYWAISEYTAESIRRTSSVPCLNMGIPVAVDIQGKYERSTFNLPEHSFLFLTAFDMNSVTYRKNPDGAIAAFQKAFPQSKKDDVGLVVKVSRIRGRNEQDKMFRNLTTLANKDPRIKIIDQVLSRDQMNGLMNLCDGFLSLHRSEGFGLGMAEAMCLGKTVVATGYSGNMGFMREDNSYLVQFKEVPVVEGGYPYWQGQTWAEPDEESAVASLRLAFLSENKEMGERAKKFIEEEFSIEAFAKKYRQRLSDLNII; this comes from the coding sequence TTGGCAAAGCTTCAGGACCCCGCTTTGGCTCAAGGGAAAATTGGGGTCAATCTTATTGGTTTTCCTTTTTCGACCTCGGGCCTTGGCAATCTACTTAAAAGGGCCCACCAAGCCATGGCCGCATCGGCCCTGCCCCACGGTGTAGTTGATATACAAAAAACCTCGTTTCAAGCTCAACACGAAAAAGACGCATCACTCCCGATACTTTCTAGTCCCGAATTTAAAGGCAATATTTTTTGTCTCAACGGTGATGGTCTTTTGACCACGCTATCAGGGGTGCCAGAAGATTTTTGGCAGAAGCGATTCAACATTCAATACGCCGCTTGGGAGTTACCAAGTTACCCAATCCCCTGGCGAATAGCAGATCGATTTATCCACGAGTACTGGGCCATATCAGAGTACACGGCAGAGTCTATTCGTCGAACGTCTTCAGTCCCGTGTTTAAATATGGGCATACCTGTAGCTGTGGATATTCAGGGCAAATATGAGAGGTCGACTTTTAATTTGCCGGAGCACTCATTTTTGTTTTTAACGGCCTTTGATATGAATTCGGTGACGTACCGAAAAAACCCGGATGGGGCCATTGCGGCTTTTCAAAAAGCGTTTCCTCAGTCTAAAAAAGACGACGTGGGGCTTGTGGTAAAAGTATCTCGAATTCGAGGGCGAAACGAACAAGATAAAATGTTTCGAAATCTAACGACTCTGGCAAACAAAGACCCGCGCATCAAAATTATCGACCAGGTATTATCTCGCGATCAAATGAATGGTCTCATGAATTTGTGCGATGGATTTTTGTCGTTGCATCGATCAGAAGGATTTGGTCTAGGAATGGCCGAAGCCATGTGTTTAGGTAAAACAGTGGTGGCCACGGGATACTCGGGCAATATGGGTTTTATGCGAGAAGATAATTCTTATTTGGTGCAGTTTAAAGAGGTACCTGTTGTTGAGGGTGGCTATCCCTATTGGCAGGGGCAAACCTGGGCTGAGCCCGATGAAGAGTCTGCAGTGGCAAGTCTGCGGTTGGCCTTTTTGTCAGAAAATAAAGAGATGGGCGAAAGAGCCAAGAAATTTATCGAAGAAGAGTTTAGCATAGAGGCCTTTGCAAAAAAATACCGGCAGCGGTTATCAGATCTAAATATTATTTAA
- the gmd gene encoding GDP-mannose 4,6-dehydratase — MGKRAFVTGVTGQDGAYLSQLLLDNGYEVAGLVRRQSTPNRERLDWLGITDKINYFDGDLTDLSSLTRAIRDFQPDEVYNLAAQSFVGTSFEQPVLTANATGLGALNMLEAIRLNKSNARYYQASTSEMFGMIQEEKQGENTPFYPRSPYGVAKLYAHWMTINYRESYGMFNCSGILFNHESPLRGVEFVTRKVTDAAARIKLGLQEKLYLGNMDAKRDWGHARDYVKAMWLMLQQDEPDDYVVATGRTTTVRDMCRIAFDHLGLNYEDFVEIDPRFYRPSEVDILLGNPAKAKEKLGWEATTTLEELITEMVDADIKRIKSTNVL; from the coding sequence ATGGGAAAACGGGCATTTGTCACCGGCGTAACCGGTCAAGACGGGGCGTACTTATCACAACTGTTGCTGGATAATGGTTACGAAGTGGCAGGATTGGTTCGAAGACAGAGCACCCCTAATCGTGAGCGATTAGATTGGTTAGGCATCACTGACAAGATTAACTATTTTGATGGAGACTTAACTGACCTATCTTCATTGACACGAGCGATTCGTGATTTTCAACCTGATGAGGTTTACAACTTAGCCGCTCAATCATTCGTAGGAACATCTTTTGAGCAACCCGTGTTGACGGCAAACGCAACAGGCCTTGGGGCACTCAATATGCTTGAGGCCATTCGGTTAAACAAATCAAATGCCCGCTACTATCAGGCTTCCACATCTGAAATGTTTGGTATGATCCAAGAAGAAAAGCAGGGTGAAAACACGCCGTTTTACCCGCGCTCTCCATATGGTGTGGCTAAGCTCTATGCTCACTGGATGACCATTAACTACCGTGAAAGTTACGGAATGTTTAACTGCAGCGGGATTTTGTTCAACCATGAATCCCCACTTAGGGGCGTTGAGTTTGTAACCCGCAAGGTCACTGATGCTGCGGCCAGAATTAAACTGGGCCTTCAAGAAAAGCTCTACCTCGGCAATATGGATGCTAAGCGCGACTGGGGCCATGCTCGTGACTATGTTAAAGCAATGTGGCTGATGTTGCAGCAAGATGAGCCAGATGATTATGTGGTGGCAACAGGCCGAACCACGACAGTTCGCGATATGTGCCGAATTGCATTTGACCATCTAGGTCTTAATTATGAAGATTTCGTAGAAATTGATCCTCGCTTTTATCGCCCGTCGGAAGTGGATATTCTTTTGGGTAACCCAGCAAAGGCCAAAGAAAAATTGGGCTGGGAGGCAACAACAACCTTAGAAGAGCTAATCACTGAGATGGTTGATGCTGACATCAAGCGGATAAAGAGCACTAACGTATTGTAA
- a CDS encoding GDP-mannose 4,6-dehydratase: protein MKVMVTGASGFVGAHLLHRLGEMPGVSVVAMAHDVADSKSSAALKWLSLDITNKGQVRSAVSEYKPNVIFHLAAQSHVPTSFAHPEATFQVNIFGTLNVLEAVKSEAPECTVINVGSAAIYGKTFKSGKSIDEDGALEPLNPYGVSKAASDLLAGQYAASSSVKTIRLRPLNHIGPGQSVDFVVPSFVTQLLEIKKSGGKGILKVGDLSPERDFLDVRDVVDAYVTIMTKRDQIASGEVFNICSGQSFKIETVLKTLIDLIGVDVEVVVDPDRLRPVDMPIVSCSSDKLREQLHWTPRYSLEQSLKDIIESMEGHRGQGQ from the coding sequence ATGAAGGTCATGGTCACTGGTGCTTCTGGTTTTGTGGGCGCACATTTGCTTCATCGCTTGGGTGAGATGCCAGGTGTGAGCGTGGTCGCCATGGCCCATGATGTGGCAGACTCAAAATCTTCGGCCGCCCTTAAGTGGCTCAGTTTAGACATTACAAACAAAGGCCAGGTTCGCTCAGCCGTTTCAGAATATAAACCCAATGTTATTTTTCATTTAGCAGCCCAGTCTCATGTGCCAACTTCATTTGCACATCCCGAGGCCACGTTTCAGGTGAATATTTTTGGCACGCTTAACGTCTTAGAGGCCGTTAAATCAGAGGCTCCTGAATGCACAGTGATCAACGTGGGAAGCGCCGCCATCTACGGAAAAACATTTAAGTCCGGTAAGAGTATCGACGAAGACGGAGCACTTGAGCCCTTAAATCCCTATGGTGTGAGCAAGGCCGCATCAGATTTATTGGCGGGCCAGTATGCGGCGAGCAGCTCAGTTAAGACCATACGCCTTCGGCCACTGAACCATATTGGCCCAGGGCAAAGTGTAGACTTTGTGGTGCCATCTTTTGTGACGCAGCTTCTTGAGATCAAAAAATCAGGGGGCAAAGGCATTTTGAAGGTGGGCGATTTATCTCCAGAACGTGATTTTTTAGATGTCCGGGACGTGGTGGATGCCTATGTAACTATCATGACCAAGCGGGATCAGATTGCCTCAGGTGAAGTGTTTAATATTTGTTCTGGGCAGAGCTTTAAAATCGAAACCGTTTTAAAGACGCTCATTGATTTGATTGGTGTAGATGTTGAAGTCGTTGTTGACCCCGATCGCCTACGGCCGGTGGATATGCCCATAGTCAGTTGTTCAAGCGATAAATTAAGAGAACAACTGCACTGGACACCCCGCTACTCGCTTGAACAAAGTCTTAAAGATATTATCGAGTCTATGGAAGGCCACCGTGGCCAGGGTCAATGA
- a CDS encoding mannose-1-phosphate guanylyltransferase/mannose-6-phosphate isomerase, with translation MIPVILSGGSGTRLWPVSRASYPKQFCEFYDQSFLENSIERLKPFGSPHIVTVSSMEALTARTLKAMGLPQTNAIYEPMGQNTAPAVALMCHVLNMNGEGDEVVGMFPADHLITDQRAFGIVLNLGHEVAKQGEIVTLGIAPRYAATGYGYIEVKDDVVATAENPKGGVFSARLVRGFHEKPGQSRAEEFRSSGRHYWNAGMFLFKVNVMIDLFKKHMPEMWQSIERIEKDLSNAKQIYSNLENISLDYGIMEKLDKQVCIPCEIGWSDVGSWDEIARLADEVPSLKSDVNAKVFNQDAYSNYVFSAKNKVIGLVGVNNLIVVDTPDALLISNKGQSEKVKDLVGKIKEVGHPEATDHPFETRPWGGFETLADNKDFKTKRITVDPGAQLSYQSHNKRAEHWIVISGEAEVVLNDEVIPRGPGEHIYIPVNAKHRVRNNGTAPLVFVEVQTGSYFGEDDIIRYEDDYNRA, from the coding sequence ATGATTCCAGTAATTCTCTCAGGTGGCAGTGGCACACGGTTGTGGCCAGTATCTCGAGCCTCTTACCCCAAACAGTTTTGCGAATTCTACGACCAATCTTTTTTAGAAAACTCAATTGAGCGTCTTAAGCCATTCGGATCACCTCACATCGTAACCGTTTCGTCCATGGAGGCCCTCACTGCCCGAACGCTTAAAGCCATGGGCTTGCCCCAGACAAATGCTATTTATGAACCTATGGGGCAAAACACGGCGCCAGCTGTAGCCCTCATGTGCCATGTTTTAAATATGAACGGCGAAGGCGACGAAGTGGTTGGAATGTTCCCTGCCGATCACCTTATCACCGACCAACGCGCTTTTGGGATCGTATTAAATTTGGGTCATGAAGTGGCTAAACAAGGTGAGATTGTGACCTTGGGCATTGCCCCCAGGTATGCAGCCACGGGCTATGGGTACATCGAAGTAAAAGATGACGTCGTGGCCACGGCAGAGAATCCAAAGGGTGGTGTTTTTTCAGCGCGATTGGTTCGGGGTTTTCATGAAAAGCCAGGACAAAGTCGGGCCGAAGAGTTTCGGTCCTCTGGTCGCCACTACTGGAATGCCGGAATGTTTTTATTTAAGGTGAACGTAATGATCGACTTGTTTAAAAAACATATGCCTGAAATGTGGCAGAGTATTGAGAGGATCGAAAAAGACTTAAGCAACGCTAAGCAAATTTATTCGAACCTTGAAAACATCAGTCTTGATTACGGGATCATGGAAAAACTAGACAAGCAGGTGTGCATCCCATGCGAAATTGGCTGGAGCGATGTGGGTTCGTGGGATGAAATTGCCCGTTTGGCCGATGAAGTGCCATCACTAAAATCAGATGTGAATGCTAAAGTCTTTAACCAAGACGCCTATTCAAACTACGTGTTTTCTGCAAAAAACAAAGTGATTGGCCTGGTGGGTGTTAATAATCTCATAGTGGTCGATACTCCGGATGCGTTGTTGATTTCAAATAAAGGACAAAGCGAAAAGGTCAAAGATTTGGTGGGCAAAATTAAAGAGGTGGGCCATCCTGAAGCTACGGATCACCCTTTTGAAACCCGGCCATGGGGTGGTTTTGAAACCCTTGCAGATAACAAGGACTTTAAGACAAAAAGAATCACCGTAGATCCGGGGGCTCAGCTGTCTTATCAGTCTCACAACAAGCGGGCAGAACATTGGATTGTGATTTCTGGCGAGGCCGAAGTGGTGTTAAATGACGAGGTCATACCTCGCGGGCCGGGGGAGCATATTTATATTCCCGTAAATGCCAAGCACCGTGTTCGAAACAACGGCACGGCGCCCTTGGTTTTTGTTGAAGTTCAAACCGGCAGTTACTTCGGTGAAGATGACATCATTAGGTATGAAGATGACTACAACAGAGCCTAA
- a CDS encoding glycosyltransferase: MLTGSHWAVTTGQIVKAGMGIRVIGIWAAFEHEVSFEREGISKYILYLSKALLEITDIEIEFWCYDFNRQGLTKMLAEAMAAPENRGRIHIRTPEIVASNLAESQEADNATEVEQATRPRNKIQRYYRHFFKYLFERAVGSRSRIQWLAVKTLFTLNRVGFFVLAHLRGKKKLLVFVLAAAVLLNIVFGFWIMVASIMPMLLLVSLGRKLAHFLYMNKFGDPTLAHLAKEFSRAEVFLIPYIGIGNSVHLRFPKVMALHDLSAFQYIRKFLESGFPFEVISEQNMITYAVANRLAKQGCYFVSNSEYVMKTHGLGNIPSLRPSAADFVYLPVNVAGATNVEPETLFKRHGITRKFIFFPSQIRPYKNTLNLLKAFERVVEGGQDLELVLTASNWKGDPNVAAHIEQSSIQNHLILTGNVSEEDLFALHKHAELTVVPTLFEGGLPWPALEAWHMGTPVAMSAIPQVLERMRFVGVEPLESGVALFDPLDVTDMAEKILSVLKDPKAAFSSQQDLASRLGQYTWKDAARKYESIFDNLAARAH, translated from the coding sequence GTGTTGACAGGTTCACATTGGGCGGTGACAACCGGGCAAATTGTAAAGGCGGGTATGGGCATTCGTGTTATAGGCATTTGGGCGGCATTTGAGCATGAAGTCTCGTTCGAGCGAGAAGGGATATCAAAGTATATCCTCTACCTTTCAAAGGCCCTTTTGGAAATCACTGATATAGAAATTGAGTTTTGGTGTTACGATTTTAATCGCCAGGGTCTCACCAAGATGCTCGCAGAAGCGATGGCTGCTCCGGAAAATCGGGGGCGGATCCACATACGGACACCAGAAATCGTAGCTTCTAATTTGGCAGAATCACAAGAAGCGGACAACGCTACAGAGGTTGAGCAAGCCACGCGGCCCCGAAATAAAATACAAAGGTATTATCGCCATTTTTTCAAGTATCTGTTTGAGCGAGCTGTAGGGTCAAGGAGTCGAATTCAATGGTTGGCGGTGAAGACGCTGTTTACGCTAAATCGGGTCGGCTTTTTTGTTCTAGCTCATCTTCGGGGCAAAAAAAAATTGCTCGTTTTTGTACTAGCAGCGGCAGTATTGCTAAATATTGTGTTTGGATTTTGGATTATGGTGGCGTCGATCATGCCAATGCTATTATTGGTATCACTCGGGAGAAAGCTTGCCCATTTTTTGTATATGAACAAATTTGGCGATCCGACTCTTGCCCATTTGGCAAAAGAGTTTTCTCGGGCAGAAGTTTTTTTGATTCCCTATATCGGCATAGGCAATTCAGTCCACCTACGGTTCCCTAAAGTGATGGCCCTCCATGATCTTTCGGCATTTCAGTACATCAGAAAGTTCTTAGAAAGTGGATTCCCGTTTGAGGTCATTTCGGAACAAAATATGATTACCTATGCTGTTGCAAACAGGTTGGCCAAGCAGGGGTGCTATTTTGTAAGCAACAGTGAATATGTAATGAAAACTCATGGGCTGGGAAACATCCCATCCCTTCGCCCCTCAGCGGCGGATTTTGTATATTTGCCGGTTAATGTTGCCGGAGCAACTAATGTAGAACCGGAGACATTATTTAAGCGGCATGGAATAACTAGAAAGTTCATCTTTTTTCCAAGCCAGATTCGACCCTATAAAAACACTTTGAATCTGTTAAAAGCTTTTGAGCGGGTCGTGGAAGGCGGCCAAGACTTGGAGCTCGTATTGACAGCATCAAATTGGAAGGGTGATCCCAACGTGGCGGCACATATTGAGCAGTCAAGTATTCAAAATCATTTGATATTGACAGGTAATGTTTCGGAAGAAGACCTATTTGCTTTGCACAAGCATGCGGAATTAACGGTCGTCCCCACACTTTTTGAGGGCGGTTTGCCATGGCCGGCGCTCGAAGCTTGGCACATGGGTACTCCAGTGGCTATGTCAGCAATCCCACAAGTGCTTGAAAGAATGCGATTTGTCGGGGTAGAGCCCCTCGAGTCGGGTGTCGCGCTGTTTGACCCATTGGATGTTACAGATATGGCGGAAAAAATTCTTTCGGTGTTAAAAGACCCCAAAGCCGCCTTTTCTAGCCAGCAGGATTTAGCCTCTCGCCTGGGGCAATACACATGGAAAGATGCTGCGCGAAAATATGAGAGCATTTTTGACAATCTAGCTGCAAGGGCCCATTAG